One region of Cucurbita pepo subsp. pepo cultivar mu-cu-16 chromosome LG03, ASM280686v2, whole genome shotgun sequence genomic DNA includes:
- the LOC111789662 gene encoding SAC3 family protein B — MSYQGFGKASGPSAPPKLQHSFGNSAIPDSVSPLRASSQHEAFGSRVQSHPMAFQTPGTASSLHHQYHRPVSPSPIFEEQPKVRGMLPNSQAYQDRALPERSHDHDTNIQAPKRTKSPEKPFVNNLRSAQTNLLRPSTSPPRPFSWSNTQEAVGSMRNINAESVVTEPTGVLVSKRTKSPTLSSSDQVSGCNSDPTPDDTERERLAKAKRLARFKVELVEVAHSKLGSVDARDNSNRNEHSTTERDKCMSNQSLESSTNLAQGNSMPDYEALESSSIIIGLCPDMCPESERAERERKGDLDHYERLDGDRNQTSKLLAVKKYTRTAEREASLIRPMPVLLKTIEYLLELLSQPYDEKFLGIYNFLWDRMRAIRMDLRMQHLFNENAITMLEQMIRLHIIAMHELCEFSKGEGFAEGFDAHLNIEQMNKTSVELFQMYDDHRKRGIIVPSEKEFRGYYALLKLDKHPGYKVEPAELSLDLAKMTPEMRQTAEVKFARDVARACRTSNFIAFFRLVRKASYLQACLMHAHFAKLRTQALASLHSGVQNNQGLPISHVRKWIGMEEEDIEGLLEYHGFSIKVFEEPYMVREGPFLNSDKDFATKCSKLVHMKRSGMIVTDVSPKSRNEYLITGATKQTPLTWKSKNEYLSTSAIKQIPSKMTKKQLPIFSFEKISSPRPVSTEKEKESSVHEIDEDMVEFDDPLIPIDPKQVQPMQPMIETSEVGQLHEYNHGVNGALLLQSGPRSCEPLRTEVKFVGNQGYDGVLVTSPVRNISTGMGMSLPLVSDAPPQKISVCGYNGNAIGSVEPQSIVNNMMEDEEILYATQENKHDIVTEGCPDEEIADARLKLILRLWRRRAVKRKQLREQRLLAAKAAFDTLSVGPPVQLKNHKIRSVGVFDIDHILRERWKRQKLSCSVVNVSEVVASSLSGKNVDGKCICWKLVVCSQMDSAGDLVQGTGDSHISAGSWLLSKLMPSEANDLVFSSSFLSIWKSWLSGKTGVDSSCFLSVVKHANFDNLPETVRGASAILFVATQSTTLDLQRVQLHKLLLSIPSGSCLPLLILSDLHDEASASSMLVNKLGLYDIDKSRICSFQVVSLLDNPHLRHLGFFSDEKLKGGLKWLANESPSQPVLHRVKVLDLIITHLDLSMEMLDSMNEKDVSPNQCISAFNLALDQSLADITAAVKANPSNWPCPEIASLASCNEHGIITDALPPVGWSSAENVEPLKKALMDLKLPTFPDISWLTKGSNMAKEIPTLRDNLENCLSCYLTQTSKIMEQQLAMEESHIMLQKCAKLELHKFCYFIVPHWVKIFRRISNWRLRYFAGRSSYVNIVDCCHGASVVSSVRLESREPPSYTPNQPLLDEVIEVACSSLSIDEGRPLSEAHQPLAAITSNSRPRELVVTTINFADDGSNNTRQVGFVSSDSIVPNSGRELNCTGKELVASDTRYSEAARLKKLLDQCDKRQDAIEKVLSIYY, encoded by the exons atgtCGTATCAGGGTTTCGGCAAGGCTTCAGGACCAAGCGCACCGCCGAAACTGCAACATTCTTTCGGAAATTCAGCAATTCCTGATTCAGTTTCTCCTTTACGCGCTTCTAG TCAACATGAGGCATTCGGCAGTAGAGTTCAATCACATCCTATGGCTTTTCAAACCCCTGGTACTGCTTCAAGTCTTCATCATCAATACCATAG GCCTGTTTCACCTTCCCCTATATTTGAGGAACAGCCAAAGGTGCGAGGAATGCTTCCCAACTCACAAGCTTATCAAGACCGAGCCCTTCCAGAAAGATCTCATGATCATGATACAAATATTCAAGCACCAAAAAGAACCAAATCTCCTGAGAAACCATTTGTGAATAATCTTCGGTCTGCACAGACTAATTTGTTAAG GCCTTCTACCTCTCCTCCTAGACCATTTTCTTGGTCAAATACTCAAGAAGCTGTGGGCTCCATGAGGAATATTAATGCTGAATCCGTAGTTACTGAGCCCACTGGTGTCCTGGTttccaaaagaacaaaatcgCCTACTTTATCATCATCAGATCAAGTCTCTGGTTGCAATTCTGATCCTACTCCTGATGACACTGAACG AGAAAGGTTAGCCAAGGCAAAGAGACTTGCGCGCTTCAAGGTGGAATTAGTTGAAGTTGCACATAGCAAATTGGGTAGTGTGGATGCAAGGGATAATTCAAATAGAAATGAACATTCAACAACAGAAAGGGACAAATGCATGTCAAATCAATCTTTGGAGTCATCAACAAATTTGGCTCAAGGGAATTCTATGCCTGATTATGAAGCTTTGGAATCTTCAAGCATAATAATTGGACTCTGCCCAGATATGTGTCCAG AGTCAGAGAGGGCTGAGCGAGAAAGGAAAGGTGATCTCGACCATTATGAGAGGTTGGATGGGGATAGAAACCAAACTAGCAAATTGCTTGCAGTTAAGAAG TATACCAGAACAGCTGAGCGGGAAGCTAGTCTTATAAGGCCCATGCCAGTTTTGCTGAAAACAATCGAATATTTGCTTGAGTTGTTAAGTCAACCTTATGATGAAAAGTTTTTAGgcatatataactttttatgGGATAGGATGCGAGCAATTCGCATGGATCTGAGAATGCAACAtctttttaatgaaaatgcCATTACGATGCTGGAACAAATG ATTCGTCTTCACATTATTGCAATGCACGAGTTATGCGAATTCTCAAAAGGAGAAGGATTTGCTGAGGGATTTGATGCTCACCTTAACATTGAACAAATGAACAAAACATCAGTAGAATTGTTTCAAATGTATGATGATCACAGAAAAAGAGGCATTATTGTGCCCTCTGAAAAAGAATTTCGAGGTTATTATGCACTTCTCAAGCTGGACAAACATCCTGGATATAAA GTTGAACCTGCAGAGCTCTCACTTGATCTTGCAAAGATGACTCCTGAGATGCGACAGACTGCAGAAGTCAAATTTGCCCGTGATGTTGCCAG AGCTTGTAGGACAAGTAATTTTATTGCATTCTTTCGGCTTGTGAGGAAAGCAAGTTATTTACAAGCATGCTTAATGCATGCTCACTTTGCGAAG TTGCGAACGCAGGCTCTTGCATCATTGCACTCTGGTGTTCAGAATAACCAAGGACTACCAATTTCTCATGTCCGTAAGTGGATTGGGATGGAG GAAGAAGATATTGAAGGCCTTTTAGAATATCATGGTTTTTCGATTAAGGTATTTGAAGAGCCTTATATGGTTCGAGAAGGTCCATTTCTTAATAGTGACAAGGACTTTGCTACCAAGTGTTCAAAACTTGTTCACATGAAGAGGTCAGGAATGATAGTAACCGATGTCTCACCGAAGAGTAGAAATGAATACTTGATCACTGGTGCTACTAAACAGACCCCATTGACATGGAAGAGTAAAAATGAGTACTTGAGCACTAGTGCTATTAAACAGATTCCTTCGAAAATGACTAAGAAGCAACTAccgatattttcttttgaaaagaTTAGTTCTCCCCGTCCTGTAtcaactgaaaaagaaaaagaaagttccGTGCATGAAATAGATGAAGACATGGTCGAATTTGATGATCCGCTGATTCCAATTGATCCCAAGCAAGTGCAACCAATGCAACCAATGATTGAAACATCAGAAGTTGGTCAATTGCATGAATATAACCATGGGGTGAATGGTGCTCTCCTTCTACAGTCTGGTCCCAGATCATGTGAACCATTGAGGACTGAAGTTAAATTTGTAGGCAATCAAGGTTATGATGGTGTTCTCGTGACCTCTCCAGTTAGAAACATTTCTACTGGAATGGGAATGTCTTTACCACTTGTATCAGATGCACCGCCTCAAAAGATATCTGTTTGTGGATATAATGGTAATGCAATTGGAAGCGTCGAACCACAGAGCATAGTCAACAATATgatggaagatgaagaaattttgTATGCTACTCAGGAAAATAAACATGATATTGTTACAGAAGGTTGTCCGGATGAAGAAATTGCAGATGCAAGACTCAAATTGATCTTAAG GTTATGGAGGCGCCGAGCTGTAAAGAGAAAACAATTACGTGAACAAAGATTATTAGCCGCTAAAGCTGCATTTGATACATTGTCTGTGGGACCACCAGTCCAATTGAAAAACCAT AAAATTAGAAGTGTTGGTGTTTTCGACATTGATCACATCCTGAGAGAAAGATGGAAAAGGCAGAAACTGTCATGCTCCGTAGTTAATGTTTCAGAAGTAGTAGCTAGCAGTTTGAGCGGAAAGAATGTGGATGGGAAGTGCATTTGCTGGAAACTTGTTGTCTGCTCTCAGATGGACAGTGCTGGTGATCTCGTTCAGGGTACAGGAGATTCTCATATTTCAGCAGGTTCCTGGTTGCTTTCGAAGCTCATGCCCTCGGAGGCTAATGATCTAGttttctcatcttcttttctttccatttggAAGAGTTGGCTTTCAGGAAAAACGGGTGTGGACTCAAGTTGTTTCTTATCCGTAGTTAAACATGCAAATTTTGATAATCTTCCAGAGACTGTGAGGGGGGCAAGTGCTATCTTATTTGTTGCAACTCAGAGCACCACTCTGGATCTTCAAAGAGTCCAACTCCACAAGCTGCTGTTGTCAATACCTTCTGGTTCTTGTTTGCCCCTTCTGATTCTGAGTGATTTACATGATGAGGCCTCTGCATCATCCATGCTGGTGAACAAACTCGGCTTATATGATATCGATAAATCAAGGATATGCAGTTTTCAGGTCGTTTCACTCTTAGATAACCCTCATTTGAGGCACTTGGGGTTTTTCAGCGATGAGAAACTCAAGGGAGGATTGAAGTGGCTGGCAAATGAATCACCATCACAACCTGTTCTGCACCGCGTCAAAGTGCTTGACCTAATTATTACCCACTTAGATTTGTCTATGGAGATGCTTGATTCTATGAATGAAAAAGACGTTTCTCCGAACCAATGTATCTCAGCATTTAACCTAGCCTTGGATCAGTCACTTGCGGATATTACAGCTGCTGTTAAGGCAAATCCTTCAAACTGGCCTTGCCCCGAGATAGCTTCGTTGGCGTCTTGTAATGAGCATGGAATTATAACCGATGCGTTGCCTCCTGTAGGATGGAGTTCGGCAGAAAACGTCGAACCACTTAAGAAGGCTTTGATGGACCTTAAGCTTCCAACTTTTCCTGATATATCATGGTTGACCAAAGGCTCAAATATGGCAAAAGAGATACCTACCTTAAGAGATAACCTAGAAAATTGCTTGAGTTGTTATCTGACTCAAACTAGTAAGATCATGGAACAACAACTTGCAATGGAAGAGTCTCATATTATGCTCCAAAAATGTGCTAAACTTGAGCTCCATAAGTTCTGCTATTTCATCGTTCCACATTGGGTGAAGATTTTTAGACGGATTTCCAATTGGAGGCTGAGGTATTTTGCTGGCAGGTCCTCTTATGTTAATATTGTGGATTGCTGCCATGGAGCATCTGTAGTGAGTAGCGTTAGGCTTGAAAGTAGGGAACCTCCATCTTATACTCCTAACCAACCACTTTTAGATGAAGTGATTGAAGTAGCTTGCAGTTCCCTCTCAATTGATGAGGGGAGACCATTGTCAGAAGCTCACCAGCCTCTTGCTGCCATAACGTCAAATAGTAGGCCTCGTGAGCTTGTCGTTACAACAATAAATTTTGCCGATGATGGTAGCAACAACACCCGACAGGTCGGTTTTGTTAGTTCTGACAGTATTGTGCCTAATTCGGGTCGGGAACTAAATTGTACAGGTAAAGAACTTGTTGCCAGTGACACAAGGTATTCAGAAGCAGCAAGACTAAAAAAGCTGTTGGATCAGTGTGACAAACGACAGGATGCCATAGAAAAAGTATTGTCTATTTATTACTAA
- the LOC111789663 gene encoding probable protein phosphatase 2C 35 has protein sequence MGCVLGKCLTSSRYPRPSDGDMTQSCDAPPCSLEGKHVLTGRLLESVRVPSHNFRLEYSLLTQRGYYPDSPDKENQDSFCVSTQMRGNPNIHLFGVFDGHGQFGSLCSNFVKEKIVQILCNDSKLLEDPVKAYNSAFLTLNDELRSSDIDDSMSGTTAITALVLGNTLYVANVGDSRAVMAVRVGNRIVAEDMSHDQTPFRKDECERVKLAGARVLTIDQIEGLKDPDIQVWGDEETEGNDPPRLWFPDSLYPGTAFTRSVGDSAAEKIGVTAVPEVSVVELTQNHLFFVVASDGVFEFLTSQAVVDMAARYTDPRDACSAIAGESYKLWLDHENRTDDITIIIVHIKGFSSSGAAAIVGQNGLRISHASSEWGSSEAFCSIRSDFSDPQVSQHVGLMNRNTAIAVPSLTQYRPLEVEVG, from the exons ATGGGTTGTGTTCTTGGAAAGTGTTTAACTTCCAGTCGCTACCCGCGGCCTTCTGACGGCGATATGACCCAATCCTGCGATGCTCCGCCGTGTAGTTTAGAAGGAAAACATGTACTAACGGGAAGGTTATTGGAGTCTGTTCGTGTGCCTTCTCATAACTTCCGTTTGGAGTACTCGCTCCTGACCCAGCGCGGCTACTACCCTGATTCCCCTGATAAAGAAAACCAAGACAGCTTCTGTGTTAGTACACAAATGCGAGGTAATCCGAATATCCATTTATTTGGTGTCTTTGATGGCCATGGTCAATTCGGATCGCTGTGTTCTAATTTCGTTAAGGAGAAGATTGTGCAAATACTATGTAACGATTCTAAATTGTTGGAAGATCCTGTTAAAGCTTATAATTCGGCATTTTTGACCTTAAATGATGAATTGCGTAGTAGTGATATTGATGATTCCATGAGCGGCACTACAGCCATTACTGCTCTTGTTCTTGGGAATACCCTTTACGTTGCCAATGTGGGCGATTCGAGGGCAGTAATGGCTGTTAGAGTTGGGAATCGAATTGTTGCCGAGGATATGTCCCATGATCAAACACCATTTAGGAAGGATGAGTGCGAGAGAGTAAAGCTGGCCGGGGCTAGGGTGTTGACCATTGATCAAATTGAAGGGCTTAAAGATCCGGATATTCAAGTATGGGGTGATGAGGAGACCGAGGGAAATGATCCTCCTCGATTGTGGTTTCCTGATAGCTTGTACCCTGGTACTGCATTTACACGGAGCGTAGGAGACAGTGCAGCGGAGAAGATTGGTGTCACTGCTGTCCCTGAGGTTTCAGTAGTTGAGCTGACTCAAAACCATCTTTTCTTTGTCGTTGCAAGCGATGGAGTTTTCGAGTTCCTTACGAGCCAAGCTGTTGTTGATATG GCTGCAAGGTATACCGATCCACGGGATGCATGCTCAGCTATTGCTGGAGAATCATATAAGCTATGGCTGGATCATGAGAACCGGACAGATGATATAACAATCATCATCGTTCACATCAAAGGCTTCTCTAGT TCAGGCGCTGCTGCAATTGTTGGGCAGAATGGACTCCGCATAAGCCATGCAAGTTCAGAGTGGGGAAGCTCGGAGGCCTTTTGCTCCATTAGAAGTGATTTCTCAGATCCACAGGTCTCTCAGCATGTGGGCTTGATGAACAGGAACACAGCAATTGCTGTTCCATCTCTGACGCAGTACCGACCATTGGAAGTG GAAGTGGGTTAA
- the LOC111789659 gene encoding peptide methionine sulfoxide reductase B5-like, with protein sequence MAAPSAPNSVQKSEEEWRVILSPEQFRILRQKGTELRGTGKYDKFYEEGIYNCAGCGTPLYKSSTKFNSGCGWPAFFEGFPGAINRFPDPDGRRTEITCAACGGHLGHVFKGEGFGTPTDERHCVNSISVKFAPANASQ encoded by the exons ATGGCTGCCCCATCAGCACCAAATTCGGTTCAGAAATCGGAGGAAGAGTGGCGGGTTATACTCTCTCCGGAGCAGTTTCGCATTCTTCGCCAGAAAGGAACTGA GCTTCGAGGCACTGGGAAATATGACAAGTTTTATGAAGAAGGAATATACAACTGTGCTGGCTGTGGAACCCCACTTTACAAGTCCAGCACCAAATTCAATTCTGGCTGTGGCTGGCCTGCTTTCTTTGAGGGCTTTCCTGGAGCAATCAATCGTTTT CCCGACCCTGATGGAAGGCGAACTGAAATAACTTGTGCTGCATGTGGGGGGCATTTGGGTCACGTTTTTAAAGGCGAGGGATTCGGGACACCTACAGATGAACGCCATTGTGTCAACAGCATTTCGGTCAAGTTCGCTCCTGCTAATGCTTCACAGTGA